The following are encoded together in the Deinococcus soli (ex Cha et al. 2016) genome:
- a CDS encoding response regulator gives MPRILVVDDDAAILKLVSVILSRAGHEVRTSTHPVEALDLLKVFTPDLVISDVVMPYMTGLEFLEKIRANEQLASLPFMLLSSHAERGDVRRGMNLGADDYLPKPFTPQDLTGAIDARLRRAGLNQQNENQMQAKGLGTAQVIWKGSTVTWVSRKALELFFYLLEHKEVTSWEAAEALWPEKDEARASSLFHTTLHRLRRSLSNESVVSTNRRYALASDLNPEYDVQRFELLAAQAEQGSLGLEELRELVAQYGNYLPGTDSPWADDVRARLEQKQLTLLGIAARAATAAGRDRDAAQFHQRALAIDPMSEHDWQGLAKALDTIGDPRARLAAQREAWWAVDLD, from the coding sequence ATGCCCCGCATCCTCGTGGTGGATGACGACGCCGCCATCCTCAAGCTTGTCAGCGTGATCCTGTCCCGCGCCGGGCACGAGGTGCGCACCAGCACCCACCCCGTCGAAGCCCTCGACCTCCTGAAAGTCTTCACGCCCGACCTCGTCATCAGCGACGTCGTCATGCCCTACATGACCGGCCTGGAATTCCTGGAGAAGATCCGCGCCAACGAGCAGCTCGCCAGCCTCCCATTCATGCTGCTCTCCAGCCACGCCGAACGCGGCGACGTGCGGCGCGGCATGAACCTCGGCGCGGACGACTACCTGCCCAAACCCTTCACGCCCCAGGACCTCACCGGCGCCATCGACGCCCGCCTGCGCCGCGCCGGCCTGAACCAGCAGAACGAAAACCAGATGCAGGCCAAAGGCCTCGGCACCGCCCAGGTCATCTGGAAAGGCAGCACCGTCACCTGGGTCAGCCGCAAGGCCCTTGAACTGTTCTTCTACCTCCTGGAACACAAGGAAGTCACCAGCTGGGAGGCCGCCGAGGCCCTCTGGCCCGAAAAGGACGAAGCGCGCGCCAGCAGCCTCTTCCACACCACCCTCCACCGCCTGCGCCGATCCTTGAGCAACGAGTCCGTCGTCAGCACCAACCGCCGCTACGCCCTGGCCAGCGACCTGAACCCCGAATACGACGTGCAACGCTTCGAACTGCTCGCCGCGCAGGCCGAACAGGGCAGCCTCGGCCTCGAAGAACTCCGCGAACTCGTCGCGCAGTACGGCAACTACCTCCCCGGCACCGACAGCCCCTGGGCCGACGACGTCCGCGCCCGCCTCGAACAGAAACAACTCACGCTGCTCGGCATCGCCGCCCGCGCCGCCACCGCCGCCGGACGCGACCGCGACGCCGCCCAGTTCCACCAACGCGCCCTGGCCATCGACCCCATGAGCGAACACGACTGGCAGGGCCTCGCCAAAGCCCTCGACACCATCGGCGACCCCCGCGCCCGCCTCGCCGCCCAGCGCGAAGCCTGGTGGGCTGTCGACCTCGACTGA
- a CDS encoding YebC/PmpR family DNA-binding transcriptional regulator yields MAGHSKWSQIKRKKGANDSKRSAMYSKHIRAIQAAVRSGGTGDPAGNLSLKNAIAAAKAATVPVDNIDNAIKRAVGAGEGAADYKEQTYEGYGPGGTAIFIETLTDNVNRTVADIRAVFNKRGGSLGTSGSVAWQFEKKGVLLLTDTSEQAQETAIEYGAEDIQESDEGLEISTGPADLYAVQDALTAAGFAIESAQITMIPSNTVAVNSDDAKKLMTLIDALEDLDDVQNVYSNADLPDEE; encoded by the coding sequence ATGGCCGGTCACAGCAAGTGGTCTCAGATCAAGCGCAAGAAGGGTGCCAACGACAGTAAACGCAGCGCGATGTACAGCAAACACATCCGCGCCATTCAGGCCGCCGTCCGTTCCGGCGGCACCGGCGACCCCGCCGGGAACCTCAGCCTGAAAAACGCCATCGCCGCCGCGAAGGCCGCCACCGTGCCCGTCGACAACATCGACAACGCCATCAAACGCGCCGTCGGCGCGGGCGAGGGCGCGGCCGACTACAAGGAACAGACCTACGAAGGCTACGGCCCCGGCGGCACCGCCATCTTCATCGAGACGCTGACCGACAACGTCAACCGCACCGTGGCCGACATCCGCGCCGTGTTCAACAAACGCGGCGGCAGCCTCGGCACCAGCGGCAGCGTGGCGTGGCAGTTCGAGAAGAAAGGCGTCCTGCTGCTGACCGACACCAGCGAGCAGGCGCAGGAAACCGCCATCGAATACGGCGCCGAGGACATCCAGGAATCCGACGAGGGCCTGGAGATCAGCACCGGCCCAGCCGACCTGTACGCCGTGCAGGACGCCCTGACCGCCGCCGGTTTCGCCATCGAGAGCGCCCAGATCACCATGATCCCCAGCAACACCGTCGCCGTGAACAGCGACGACGCGAAGAAACTCATGACCCTGATCGACGCCCTCGAGGACCTCGACGACGTCCAGAACGTCTACAGCAACGCCGACCTCCCCGACGAGGAATAA
- a CDS encoding amidohydrolase — protein MRTQDLTVVLARVFTLDDARPEVGAVLVGGGRVLAVGAREDVAALAPGAQVLDHRDLLLTPGLAEAHIHLVTYGFSLSQVGLHGARSVAEVQARVAQQVMNTPRGTWIRGGGFLLSELGLSGYPTAALLDEVSPHHPVLLYSRDLHLSWANSAALRLAGIHEGTPDPEGGRIVRPLGCLLEHASDLVARVIPEPTGAEYLAAARAGAADLAARGYVSAHTMAFESPEAPRALQTLAQQSELPLRVWACLPHDRLGHARVLGLARAPGGLFQWGGVKFFADGALGSRTAWLHAPGFADGSGTGMPLDPPELIAELGREAIELGLTPVTHAIGDRANTEVLNAYDRLRPHAEARGIRLRVEHAQHLRAEDLPRFRGLTASVQPIHLQADGPMIRDLMPHLESLSYAFRSLRDAGAILAFGSDAPVAPPEYRANFAAAITRVDDSGARLAPEQALTEHDVLWAHTRGPALAAGWDDEGIIRPGARAAFTLWDRLGGNAQALVLEG, from the coding sequence ATGAGAACTCAGGATCTGACGGTGGTGCTGGCGCGCGTATTCACGCTGGATGACGCGCGGCCCGAGGTGGGCGCGGTGCTGGTGGGGGGCGGGCGCGTGCTGGCGGTGGGCGCGCGGGAGGACGTGGCGGCACTGGCGCCGGGCGCGCAGGTGCTGGATCACCGGGATCTGCTGCTCACGCCGGGGCTGGCGGAGGCGCACATTCACCTCGTGACGTACGGCTTCTCGCTGTCGCAGGTGGGCCTGCACGGCGCGCGGAGTGTGGCGGAGGTGCAGGCGCGCGTGGCGCAGCAGGTGATGAACACGCCGCGTGGTACGTGGATTCGTGGGGGTGGGTTCCTGCTCTCAGAACTGGGCCTGAGTGGGTACCCGACAGCGGCGCTGCTGGACGAGGTGAGTCCGCACCACCCGGTCCTGCTGTACTCGCGGGACCTGCACCTGAGCTGGGCGAACAGCGCCGCTCTGCGACTGGCCGGGATTCACGAGGGCACGCCGGACCCGGAGGGGGGGCGGATCGTGCGGCCCCTGGGCTGCCTGCTGGAGCACGCGTCGGATCTCGTGGCGCGTGTGATTCCGGAACCGACCGGCGCGGAGTACCTCGCGGCGGCGCGTGCGGGCGCGGCGGATCTGGCGGCGCGCGGGTACGTGAGTGCGCACACCATGGCCTTCGAGTCGCCCGAGGCACCCCGGGCGCTCCAGACGCTGGCGCAGCAGAGCGAGTTGCCGCTGCGGGTATGGGCGTGCCTGCCGCACGACCGGCTGGGGCACGCCCGCGTGCTGGGACTGGCCCGCGCGCCCGGTGGCCTGTTCCAGTGGGGCGGGGTGAAGTTCTTCGCGGACGGCGCGCTCGGCAGCCGCACCGCGTGGCTGCACGCCCCCGGTTTCGCGGACGGCTCCGGCACCGGGATGCCGCTGGACCCGCCTGAACTCATCGCGGAGCTGGGCCGTGAGGCGATCGAGCTGGGCCTGACACCGGTCACGCACGCCATCGGGGACCGCGCGAACACCGAGGTCCTGAACGCCTACGACCGACTGCGCCCCCACGCCGAGGCGCGTGGCATCCGCCTGCGCGTCGAGCACGCCCAGCACCTGCGCGCCGAGGACCTCCCGCGCTTCCGGGGCCTGACCGCCAGCGTGCAGCCCATCCACCTCCAGGCGGACGGCCCCATGATCCGCGACCTCATGCCGCACCTGGAGAGCCTCAGTTACGCCTTCCGGTCCCTGCGGGACGCCGGGGCGATCCTCGCGTTCGGCAGTGACGCCCCGGTCGCCCCGCCCGAGTACCGCGCGAACTTCGCCGCGGCGATCACCCGCGTGGACGACAGCGGAGCGCGCCTCGCCCCCGAACAGGCCCTGACCGAACACGACGTCCTGTGGGCCCACACGCGCGGCCCCGCCCTGGCCGCCGGCTGGGATGACGAGGGCATCATCCGCCCCGGCGCCCGCGCCGCCTTCACCCTCTGGGACCGCCTCGGCGGCAACGCCCAGGCCCTGGTGCTGGAGGGTTGA
- a CDS encoding CHAP domain-containing protein: MDGCHSATPPAYQLVFTSLSIGGNANKAYNPVWKTKAANPKGYENNGGLDSNGDFAITPTEAADAVRLHWREVYGNNIDERSRHLERQWYIARNPDTNRDERKWKSVYHSGIFSDKLNSTFNNQQTSQQNQTSNTSGGHQNQIQNSQQSGTISEVSPQIKRTMRANKDWGAEIGSIDGVKAYHNDGLKSPEESVSGDRNYSRDGSKYEYGLKWQCVEFVRRYYYDKLGVEFAPRSGNAEDYFDKNTPDGNTNSRRKLTQFKIGSTEKPKYQDLIIFGPNPFSSVGHVAIVSSSSDDNFTIAQQNVGVKFTDTIGLENKSVAGKKIYKISQSHRSLNVMGWLRK; this comes from the coding sequence TTGGATGGATGCCATTCGGCCACACCTCCAGCATACCAGCTCGTATTTACATCGTTATCAATAGGCGGTAATGCAAACAAAGCCTACAACCCAGTCTGGAAAACCAAGGCAGCTAATCCAAAGGGCTACGAGAACAACGGCGGCCTGGATTCAAACGGCGATTTTGCCATAACTCCCACAGAAGCTGCAGACGCAGTTCGACTTCACTGGAGAGAGGTTTATGGAAACAATATAGATGAACGGAGTAGACATCTTGAACGACAGTGGTACATCGCTCGCAATCCTGACACAAACAGAGATGAAAGAAAATGGAAGTCAGTATACCACTCTGGAATTTTTTCAGATAAGTTGAATAGCACGTTCAACAATCAGCAGACAAGTCAACAGAATCAGACATCAAATACATCCGGAGGTCACCAAAATCAGATTCAAAACTCCCAGCAGTCCGGTACAATTAGCGAGGTGAGCCCCCAAATAAAAAGAACCATGCGCGCCAATAAGGATTGGGGAGCAGAAATTGGCTCTATCGACGGAGTCAAGGCATACCACAATGACGGACTGAAATCACCAGAGGAGAGCGTATCTGGTGACCGGAACTATTCAAGGGATGGCAGTAAGTATGAGTACGGCCTTAAATGGCAATGCGTAGAATTTGTCAGACGCTATTACTACGACAAACTGGGTGTTGAATTTGCTCCAAGATCAGGCAATGCAGAGGATTATTTTGACAAAAACACTCCAGACGGCAACACTAACTCCCGAAGAAAATTAACTCAGTTTAAGATAGGATCTACAGAAAAACCTAAATATCAGGATCTGATTATATTCGGTCCCAACCCATTTTCTTCAGTGGGGCATGTAGCAATTGTATCAAGCTCTTCGGACGACAATTTCACTATAGCTCAACAGAATGTAGGTGTAAAATTTACTGATACGATAGGCTTGGAAAATAAATCAGTAGCTGGCAAGAAAATTTACAAGATATCTCAATCACACAGATCTCTGAACGTCATGGGATGGCTAAGGAAATGA
- a CDS encoding alpha/beta fold hydrolase: protein MTGLNADDHDFTDFGDGDVHFEHLNGADLHFEVQGDPTTEPPVVFLHGGPGYNSYSFQALFGERIERPVVYLDQRGSGRSGPLEDTEQGADTLDLDTLVGDVEALRDFLGAEQIIPLGHGFGALVALEYARRWPTRTARVIAVNPWVHFPDLARTLLEEASARRGVPFTDPADDLRAATPDGEHPPVGGARIEAAFALLNARDLLNALQFRDQASRMRLEFADAEGQLIGGGEVQEALVNQGLWEFEYPQFLTELRRPVFVITGAHDRTSYPEQVQWVADLADADVTVLDAGHYPWLDDEDAFAEALDDALTR, encoded by the coding sequence ATGACGGGCCTGAACGCAGACGATCACGACTTCACGGACTTCGGGGACGGGGACGTTCACTTCGAGCACCTGAACGGCGCGGACCTGCACTTCGAGGTGCAGGGCGACCCGACCACCGAGCCGCCGGTCGTGTTCCTGCACGGCGGCCCCGGCTACAACAGCTACTCCTTCCAGGCGCTGTTCGGCGAGCGCATCGAGCGCCCAGTCGTGTACCTCGACCAGCGCGGCTCCGGGCGCAGCGGCCCGCTGGAGGACACCGAGCAGGGCGCCGACACCCTGGACCTCGACACCCTGGTGGGCGACGTGGAGGCCCTGCGGGACTTCCTGGGGGCCGAGCAGATCATCCCGCTGGGGCACGGCTTCGGCGCGCTCGTCGCGCTGGAGTACGCCCGCCGCTGGCCGACCCGCACGGCGCGCGTGATCGCCGTGAACCCCTGGGTGCACTTCCCCGACCTGGCCCGCACCCTGCTGGAAGAAGCCAGCGCGCGGCGCGGCGTGCCCTTCACCGACCCCGCCGACGACCTGCGCGCCGCCACGCCCGACGGGGAACACCCGCCCGTGGGCGGCGCGCGCATCGAGGCGGCGTTCGCGCTGCTGAACGCCCGTGACCTGCTGAACGCCCTGCAGTTCCGGGATCAGGCCAGCCGCATGCGCCTGGAATTCGCGGACGCCGAGGGGCAACTGATCGGCGGCGGCGAGGTGCAGGAGGCGCTCGTGAACCAGGGCCTGTGGGAATTCGAGTACCCGCAGTTCCTGACCGAACTGCGCCGCCCGGTGTTCGTGATCACCGGCGCGCACGACCGCACCAGCTACCCCGAACAGGTGCAGTGGGTCGCGGACCTCGCCGACGCGGACGTGACGGTCCTGGACGCCGGGCACTACCCCTGGCTGGACGACGAGGACGCCTTCGCCGAGGCGCTGGACGACGCCCTGACCCGCTGA
- a CDS encoding IS630 family transposase (programmed frameshift), whose protein sequence is MAEWHPSKYSRAQLEERRLAATPWLQGGQHSQQAIADHFGVSVHTVSNWKKRLKRTGSLQATVTTGRPSRLTAAQLEQVRTLLREGALHHGFPDPTWSTRRVADLIGRHFDVWYHPDHVRRMLRQLGFTPQMPDGRAAERNELRIASWKEQVAPELEKKVAQGATLVYLDEVGFSLKGVRRRTWSTRGVTPLVILPANWEKLSTIGAITSDGRFFQHTKPGAIRSGDVTRFFQHLLRHVQGKIVVVLDNAGIHRAKATQAFVERHERLSLVFLPPYAPELNPIELVWAYVKRNVLGNFCARSVGMLKAKLTTAWQRVRYIDLPQHLMDSNLCRYQ, encoded by the exons GTGGCCGAATGGCATCCATCCAAATACTCCCGGGCGCAGCTGGAGGAACGTCGACTGGCGGCGACCCCCTGGCTTCAAGGGGGCCAGCATTCACAGCAGGCGATTGCCGATCACTTCGGCGTGTCCGTACACACCGTCAGTAACTGGAAGAAACGTCTGAAGCGCACCGGCAGTCTCCAGGCAACGGTGACGACAGGACGCCCCTCGCGACTCACCGCCGCCCAGCTTGAACAGGTCCGCACCCTCCTGCGGGAGGGTGCGCTGCACCATGGCTTCCCTGACCCGACCTGGAGCACCAGACGAGTCGCAGACCTGATCGGGCGGCACTTCGACGTGTGGTACCACCCCGATCACGTCCGGAGAATGCTTCGGCAGCTGGGGTTTACGCCCCAGATGCCGGATGGACGGGCAGCAGAACGCAATGAACTCCGGATCGCGTCCTGGAAAGAACAGGTGGCTCCGGAGTTG GAAAAAAAGGTCGCGCAGGGCGCCACCCTGGTGTACCTGGATGAGGTTGGCTTCTCGCTGAAAGGCGTGCGAAGACGAACGTGGTCGACCAGGGGCGTGACGCCCCTGGTCATACTCCCGGCCAACTGGGAAAAACTCTCGACGATCGGGGCGATCACTTCGGACGGTCGATTCTTCCAGCACACGAAGCCTGGGGCGATCCGGAGTGGGGACGTCACCCGGTTCTTCCAGCATCTGTTGCGCCATGTGCAGGGGAAGATCGTGGTGGTGCTGGACAACGCGGGCATTCACCGAGCGAAGGCAACCCAGGCGTTCGTGGAGCGCCACGAACGCCTGTCGCTGGTGTTTTTGCCGCCGTACGCTCCGGAATTGAATCCGATCGAGCTGGTGTGGGCGTACGTGAAGCGGAATGTGCTGGGGAACTTCTGTGCCCGCTCAGTGGGCATGCTGAAAGCGAAGCTGACGACGGCTTGGCAACGGGTTCGGTACATCGACCTGCCTCAGCATTTGATGGACTCAAACTTATGCCGTTATCAATAG
- a CDS encoding sugar phosphate nucleotidyltransferase has product MKGLILAAGRGSRLLPISATRPKHAVPVAGVPIIARAVQALRDAGVQDIGIVTSPSSEQDLRDATQHSGHLTFIRQYDPLGTGHAVLTARHFLEGSPTLLYLGDNLFEDSLTPMLGALRYGDAAIGVKEVPNPQAYGVAVVKTGRLLRLVEKPRTPESNLAACGVFSFKPALIDILEDLPHSTRGEIEFPQALTALLARGGQVRAVEFRGFWSDAGAPDDLLSANTHYLAQLRPRVDGRVERSTVSGPVVIEAGALIEDSVIQGPVWIGPHAVVRGATLGPFVSVGAHARVDSAQVTGTLIDEFARVLHPTRPIHRSLIGRHALVTAPSDTGLQMVIGDRSVMRM; this is encoded by the coding sequence GTGAAAGGGTTGATCCTGGCCGCCGGCCGCGGCAGTCGCCTGCTGCCGATCAGCGCCACGCGCCCCAAACACGCCGTGCCGGTCGCGGGCGTGCCGATCATCGCGCGGGCCGTGCAGGCGCTGCGTGACGCCGGGGTGCAAGACATCGGGATCGTGACCAGCCCGTCCAGCGAGCAGGACCTGCGCGACGCCACGCAGCACAGCGGGCACCTGACGTTCATCCGGCAGTACGACCCGCTCGGGACCGGGCACGCCGTCCTGACCGCCCGGCACTTCCTGGAGGGCAGCCCGACGCTGCTGTACCTGGGGGACAACCTCTTCGAGGACAGCCTGACGCCCATGCTGGGCGCCCTGCGCTACGGTGACGCCGCGATCGGCGTGAAGGAAGTCCCGAACCCGCAGGCGTACGGCGTGGCGGTCGTGAAGACCGGGCGCCTGCTGCGGCTCGTGGAGAAACCCCGCACGCCCGAGAGCAACCTCGCCGCGTGCGGCGTGTTCAGCTTCAAACCTGCCCTGATCGACATCCTGGAGGACCTGCCGCACAGCACCCGCGGCGAGATCGAGTTCCCGCAGGCCCTCACGGCGCTCCTCGCGCGCGGCGGGCAGGTGCGCGCCGTGGAATTCAGGGGCTTCTGGAGCGACGCGGGCGCCCCCGACGACCTGCTGAGCGCCAACACCCACTACCTCGCGCAGCTGCGGCCCCGCGTGGACGGCCGGGTGGAACGCAGCACCGTCAGCGGCCCGGTCGTGATCGAGGCGGGCGCGCTGATCGAGGACAGCGTCATCCAGGGGCCCGTGTGGATCGGCCCGCACGCCGTGGTGCGCGGCGCGACCCTCGGCCCGTTCGTGAGTGTCGGCGCGCACGCCCGCGTGGACAGCGCCCAGGTGACCGGCACGCTGATCGACGAGTTCGCGCGCGTCCTGCACCCCACCCGGCCCATCCACCGCAGCCTGATCGGCCGGCACGCGCTCGTCACGGCGCCCAGCGACACCGGGCTGCAGATGGTGATCGGGGACCGCAGCGTCATGCGCATGTGA
- the alaS gene encoding alanine--tRNA ligase, which translates to MTVSLTTAQIREKYLQFFEGKGHLRLPSYSTVAPDPTTLFTVAGMQPFKDQFMGAPAVFDGVANRRVTTAQKCVRLGDIENVGRTRRHLSLFEMMGNFSFGDYFKRDAIHWAWEFLTGAEWMGMDASKMYVTIYKDDEEAFTYWTQEIGLDASHIHRFDADENFWPANAPLEGPNGPCGPCSEIYYDRGPKYGEDTWGDYFQTRESARFLEVWNLVFPQFDRQEPLADGTPVLRDLPFKNIDTGMGLERVASVVQDVPDFYSNDVFAPIVARVAELSGKPYEGEVSVSHRVVAEHLRSVSMILADGTPFSNTGRGYTLRKIMRRAIRHGYLLGFREPTLFQLVPLVVEGMSSAYPELRDNQAKVEASVKAEEERFLKTLEGGIQRLGGLLSGMERGAVLSGQDAFVLYDTYGFPVDLTLEIAEEYGITVDEAGYAESLENAQEIARAGSKYGKSELFGGNQEALEGLARTEFVGYDELSVQADVVALMGAGERLSHLTAGSEATVVLSRTPFYAEGGGEVGDTGRLEWDGGAGIVRDTRKTPQGVFLHDVLVEEGELREGVSVRGVVSGERRATERHHTATHLLHAALRAVLGEGVAQKGSLVAPDRLRFDFSHGSALTAPEIAAVELLVSRWVSANFPVTWQEMPIADAKAAGATALFGEKYGETVRVVRVGGSVEYAGQPVSSMELCGGAHVRRTGDIGAFVILGDENVAAGVRRVEALAGDAATAWVRERLNAAAKVASLLNTSVDGLEARVSGLQSQLKAAEKDVAAVKRQLAEAQMGGGNGGAAQTRELGGFRVAALKLAGLEGNELRGAADKLLDQSGADMVIVAGEKGLVVKATKDAVTRGAHAGQLIGKLAAAGGGKGGGRPDMAQAGVTDTDAALGALDTAF; encoded by the coding sequence ATGACGGTTTCGCTGACGACGGCGCAGATTCGGGAGAAGTACCTGCAGTTCTTCGAGGGGAAGGGGCACCTGCGGTTGCCGAGTTACAGCACGGTCGCGCCGGATCCGACGACGCTGTTCACGGTGGCGGGCATGCAGCCGTTCAAGGATCAGTTCATGGGCGCCCCGGCGGTGTTCGATGGCGTGGCGAACAGGCGCGTGACGACGGCGCAGAAGTGCGTGCGCTTGGGTGACATCGAGAACGTGGGGCGCACGCGGCGGCACCTGTCGCTGTTCGAGATGATGGGCAACTTCAGCTTCGGGGATTACTTCAAGCGGGACGCGATTCACTGGGCGTGGGAGTTCCTGACCGGGGCCGAGTGGATGGGCATGGACGCCAGCAAGATGTACGTGACCATCTACAAGGATGACGAGGAGGCGTTCACGTACTGGACGCAGGAGATCGGCCTGGATGCCAGCCACATCCACCGCTTCGATGCGGATGAGAACTTCTGGCCCGCGAACGCGCCGCTGGAGGGGCCGAACGGGCCGTGCGGGCCGTGCAGCGAGATCTACTACGACCGGGGCCCGAAGTACGGGGAGGACACCTGGGGGGATTACTTCCAGACGCGGGAGAGTGCGCGGTTCCTGGAGGTGTGGAACCTCGTGTTCCCGCAATTCGACCGGCAGGAGCCGCTGGCGGACGGGACGCCGGTGCTGCGGGATCTGCCGTTCAAGAACATCGATACGGGCATGGGCCTGGAGCGCGTGGCGAGCGTGGTGCAGGACGTGCCGGACTTCTACAGCAACGACGTGTTCGCGCCGATCGTGGCGCGGGTCGCCGAGTTGAGCGGGAAGCCCTACGAGGGTGAGGTGAGCGTGTCGCACCGCGTGGTCGCGGAGCACCTGCGGTCGGTGAGCATGATCCTGGCGGACGGCACGCCGTTCAGCAACACGGGGCGTGGGTACACGCTGCGCAAGATCATGCGCCGCGCGATCCGGCACGGATACCTGCTGGGCTTCCGCGAGCCGACGCTGTTCCAGCTCGTGCCGCTGGTGGTCGAGGGGATGAGCAGTGCATACCCCGAGCTGCGCGACAACCAGGCGAAGGTGGAGGCGTCCGTGAAGGCCGAGGAGGAACGCTTCCTGAAGACGCTGGAGGGCGGCATCCAGCGTCTGGGCGGGCTGCTGTCGGGCATGGAGCGCGGCGCGGTGCTGTCCGGGCAGGACGCGTTCGTGCTGTACGACACGTACGGCTTCCCGGTGGACCTGACGCTGGAGATCGCCGAGGAGTACGGCATCACGGTGGACGAGGCCGGGTACGCCGAGAGCCTGGAGAACGCGCAGGAGATCGCGCGGGCCGGGAGTAAGTACGGCAAGAGTGAACTGTTCGGCGGGAACCAGGAGGCGCTGGAGGGCCTCGCCCGCACGGAGTTCGTGGGGTACGACGAGCTGAGCGTGCAGGCGGACGTGGTGGCGCTGATGGGCGCGGGCGAGCGCCTGAGTCACCTGACGGCCGGGTCGGAGGCGACGGTGGTGCTGTCCCGCACGCCGTTCTACGCCGAGGGTGGCGGTGAGGTGGGTGACACGGGCCGCCTGGAGTGGGACGGCGGCGCCGGGATCGTGCGAGATACCCGCAAGACGCCGCAGGGTGTGTTCCTGCATGACGTGCTGGTCGAGGAGGGCGAGCTGCGCGAGGGTGTCAGCGTGCGCGGCGTGGTGTCCGGCGAGCGCCGCGCCACGGAGCGGCACCACACGGCGACGCACCTGCTGCACGCGGCGCTGCGGGCGGTGCTGGGTGAGGGCGTGGCGCAGAAGGGGTCGCTGGTCGCCCCGGATCGCCTGCGGTTCGACTTCTCGCACGGCTCGGCCCTGACGGCGCCGGAGATCGCGGCGGTGGAACTGCTCGTGAGCCGCTGGGTGAGTGCGAACTTCCCCGTGACGTGGCAGGAGATGCCCATCGCGGACGCGAAGGCGGCGGGCGCGACCGCGCTGTTCGGCGAGAAGTACGGCGAGACCGTCCGAGTCGTGCGCGTGGGTGGCAGCGTGGAGTACGCCGGGCAGCCCGTGAGCAGCATGGAACTGTGCGGCGGGGCGCACGTGCGCCGCACCGGGGACATCGGCGCGTTCGTGATCCTCGGGGATGAGAACGTGGCCGCCGGGGTGCGCCGCGTCGAGGCGCTCGCCGGGGACGCCGCGACCGCGTGGGTCCGTGAGCGCCTGAACGCCGCCGCGAAGGTTGCCAGCCTCCTGAATACGAGCGTGGACGGCCTGGAAGCGCGCGTGAGCGGCCTCCAGTCGCAGCTGAAAGCGGCCGAGAAGGATGTCGCGGCGGTCAAGCGTCAGCTGGCCGAGGCGCAGATGGGCGGTGGCAACGGCGGGGCCGCGCAGACGCGCGAGCTGGGTGGCTTCCGGGTCGCCGCGCTGAAGCTCGCGGGCCTGGAAGGCAACGAGTTGCGCGGCGCGGCTGACAAGCTCCTCGACCAGAGCGGCGCGGACATGGTCATCGTCGCGGGCGAGAAGGGCCTCGTCGTGAAGGCCACCAAGGACGCCGTGACCCGCGGCGCGCACGCCGGGCAGCTGATCGGCAAACTGGCTGCGGCGGGTGGCGGCAAGGGCGGCGGCCGCCCCGACATGGCGCAGGCGGGCGTGACCGACACCGACGCCGCACTGGGCGCGCTCGACACTGCGTTCTGA